One Halomonas sp. M4R1S46 genomic window carries:
- a CDS encoding glutamate--cysteine ligase — MAEITEARQLCDDLAAHCKAVDRCLIGVEHEVFLFTRADHRPLPYEGREGIRAVLEAFQRFGWWPSWERERLVGLTRGEAAITLEPAGQLELSGAPWADLHGVQAELLGYRRELAEVAEAMGLGVMALGFAPEWTRREMGWVPKSRYRIMRAYMPRVGVHGKDMMTRTCAFQLNLDFCSEEDMRAKFRVAMALQPLVMVALANSPFADGRDSTLTSYRNYVWLHTDSARCGILPLALSPALSFAEFVDRALAVPMYSVARHGEHLDLAGRRFPDMMRGALAELPDERPTLQDWKAHLNTLMHDVRLKDHLELRGNDSLSLEYSLALAAFWTGLLYDRQALAGALALVADCDVARLNQLRHELPRYGLTESERIPVAGVYAADSFPEALQRALALAEAGLQRRHRLDAQGQDERRYLRPLQAVVALGRSPAEHWRSRYHGRWRGDLGPLYERASL; from the coding sequence ATGGCGGAGATCACCGAGGCTCGACAGCTCTGCGACGACCTGGCCGCGCACTGCAAGGCCGTCGACCGGTGCCTGATCGGCGTCGAGCACGAGGTCTTCCTGTTCACCCGGGCGGACCACCGTCCCTTGCCCTATGAGGGGCGGGAGGGCATCCGGGCCGTGCTCGAGGCCTTCCAGCGCTTCGGCTGGTGGCCGAGCTGGGAGCGGGAGCGACTCGTCGGCCTGACCCGCGGCGAGGCCGCCATCACCCTGGAGCCGGCCGGACAGCTGGAGCTGTCCGGAGCGCCCTGGGCGGACCTGCACGGCGTGCAGGCGGAACTGCTGGGCTACCGTCGCGAGCTGGCGGAGGTCGCCGAGGCGATGGGGCTGGGCGTCATGGCCCTGGGCTTTGCGCCGGAGTGGACCCGCAGGGAGATGGGCTGGGTGCCCAAGAGTCGCTACCGGATCATGCGCGCCTACATGCCCAGGGTGGGGGTGCACGGCAAGGACATGATGACCCGCACCTGCGCCTTCCAGCTGAACCTCGACTTCTGCAGCGAGGAGGACATGCGCGCCAAGTTCCGGGTGGCCATGGCGCTGCAGCCGCTGGTCATGGTGGCCCTGGCCAATTCGCCCTTCGCCGATGGCCGCGACAGCACCCTGACCTCCTACCGCAATTACGTCTGGCTGCATACCGACTCGGCGCGCTGCGGCATCCTCCCGCTGGCGTTGTCGCCGGCGCTGTCCTTCGCCGAGTTCGTGGACCGGGCGCTGGCGGTGCCGATGTACTCGGTGGCGCGCCACGGCGAGCACCTCGACCTCGCCGGGCGCCGCTTCCCCGACATGATGCGCGGGGCCCTGGCGGAGCTGCCCGACGAGCGACCGACGCTGCAGGACTGGAAGGCGCACCTCAACACCCTGATGCACGACGTGCGCCTGAAGGATCACCTGGAGTTGCGGGGCAACGACTCCCTGAGCCTGGAGTACAGCCTGGCGCTGGCGGCCTTCTGGACCGGCCTCCTCTACGACCGCCAGGCCCTGGCAGGCGCCCTGGCCCTGGTGGCGGATTGCGACGTCGCCCGCCTCAATCAGCTGCGCCACGAACTGCCCCGCTACGGCCTGACGGAGAGCGAGCGGATCCCGGTCGCGGGCGTCTATGCGGCCGACTCCTTCCCCGAGGCCCTGCAGCGCGCCCTGGCCCTGGCCGAGGCCGGCCTCCAGCGACGCCACCGCCTGGACGCCCAGGGGCAGGACGAGCGGCGTTACCTGCGTCCGCTCCAGGCGGTCGTCGCACTGGGGCGGAGTCCCGCCGAGCACTGGCGGTCGCGCTACCATGGCCGGTGGCGGGGCGATCTCGGCCCCCTCTACGAACGCGCCAGCCTATGA
- a CDS encoding group I truncated hemoglobin, translating to MIKRSGYLGAGLAIVLMMAAGMAQAQEDAEASLYDRLGGLTPISVVVSDFIDVLLVDDVLNANPAIDEARQRVPAPYLKYRVTSLVCQAAGGPCEYQGRSMQASHAHLNITEAEWAQMVTLLEGVLDEHGVPDRETEELLAIVGSTKEDIVTVRDEN from the coding sequence ATGATCAAGCGCAGCGGGTATCTCGGGGCCGGGCTGGCCATCGTCCTGATGATGGCGGCCGGCATGGCCCAGGCCCAGGAGGACGCCGAGGCATCGCTCTACGATCGTTTGGGGGGCCTGACCCCGATCTCGGTGGTGGTCAGCGACTTCATCGACGTCCTGCTGGTGGATGACGTGCTCAACGCGAACCCGGCGATCGACGAGGCCCGGCAGCGCGTCCCGGCGCCCTACCTGAAGTATCGGGTGACGTCGCTGGTCTGCCAGGCCGCCGGTGGGCCCTGCGAGTATCAGGGCCGCTCGATGCAGGCGTCGCATGCCCATCTCAACATCACCGAGGCCGAGTGGGCGCAGATGGTGACCCTGCTCGAGGGTGTCCTCGACGAGCATGGCGTGCCCGACCGCGAGACCGAGGAACTGCTCGCCATCGTCGGCTCGACCAAGGAAGACATCGTGACCGTCCGGGACGAGAACTGA
- a CDS encoding GlxA family transcriptional regulator, with product MSGHPPSVGASPRHVSLVALPDAAISTLAGIFDVMNSVALMGMTPHDAPAPFHIEIVGEAVGPLELASGIPITVQRAVDTVETSDIVIVPAVLLRPPGWGPGRYPGLVAWLRRMHERGAVLCSACSGVFLLAETGLFDGQDATVHFGYAAMFAATYPAVPIHPERVLVIGGRREELVSSGASMSWHDLVLYLIARYAGAITAQEVARMFALQWHQDGLTPYLVFEGRTDHGDAEVLGAQQWLGEHFALAHPVEEMIRRSALAERSFKRRFAKATGLTPIAYVLRLRIEDAKRRLERSDASVDEISWRVGYEDAAFFRRLFKRTTGLTPSAYRRRFRLPDFARPRQP from the coding sequence ATGAGCGGACACCCCCCGTCGGTCGGTGCGAGCCCCCGCCACGTCAGCCTGGTGGCGTTGCCCGACGCCGCGATCTCCACGCTTGCCGGTATCTTCGACGTGATGAACAGCGTGGCCCTCATGGGCATGACGCCCCATGATGCCCCGGCACCGTTTCACATCGAGATCGTCGGCGAGGCCGTGGGGCCGCTGGAACTGGCGAGCGGCATCCCGATCACCGTGCAGCGGGCGGTCGACACCGTCGAGACCAGCGACATCGTGATCGTCCCCGCGGTGCTGCTGCGCCCGCCGGGCTGGGGGCCGGGCCGCTATCCCGGCCTGGTCGCCTGGCTGCGCCGCATGCACGAGCGTGGCGCCGTGCTCTGTTCGGCCTGCTCGGGGGTCTTTCTGCTCGCCGAGACCGGGTTGTTCGACGGCCAGGACGCCACGGTGCATTTCGGCTACGCGGCGATGTTCGCGGCCACCTATCCGGCCGTGCCGATCCATCCGGAGCGTGTGCTGGTGATCGGCGGGCGGCGCGAGGAACTGGTGAGTTCGGGGGCCTCGATGAGCTGGCACGACCTGGTGCTCTATCTCATCGCGCGCTACGCCGGGGCGATCACGGCTCAGGAGGTCGCGCGGATGTTCGCGCTGCAGTGGCACCAGGATGGTCTCACGCCCTATCTCGTGTTCGAGGGCCGGACGGATCACGGCGACGCGGAAGTCCTGGGGGCACAGCAGTGGTTGGGCGAGCACTTCGCGCTCGCCCACCCGGTGGAGGAGATGATCAGGCGCTCGGCGCTCGCCGAGCGCTCCTTCAAGCGACGCTTCGCGAAGGCCACCGGCCTCACGCCGATCGCCTACGTCCTGCGCCTGCGCATCGAGGACGCCAAGCGTCGGCTCGAGCGCTCCGACGCCTCGGTCGACGAGATCAGCTGGCGGGTCGGCTACGAGGATGCGGCCTTCTTCCGGCGCCTGTTCAAGCGCACCACCGGCCTCACCCCGAGCGCCTATCGTCGGCGCTTCCGCCTCCCGGACTTCGCACGACCGCGTCAGCCATGA
- a CDS encoding cytochrome P460 family protein yields the protein MTTTRTLGLAALLTLTAAPAFAADLATTTFRDHVDSEGTISLPTDARASWVHLGSWVVNDAEAPGAGFHDVYTQPEAAQAYRDSGEFADGTVLIKEIRGIESAEKTTGPALWAGEPHVWFVMVKDAQARFDGPHWGNGWGWALFKADDPGVNVSESFEGTCMGCHVPAQQTDWVFVEGYPTLQRAE from the coding sequence ATGACGACGACCAGAACCCTGGGCCTGGCGGCACTGCTGACGCTGACCGCTGCCCCCGCCTTCGCCGCCGATCTGGCGACGACGACCTTCCGGGACCATGTGGACAGCGAGGGCACCATCTCGCTCCCGACGGATGCCCGGGCCAGCTGGGTGCATCTGGGCTCCTGGGTGGTCAATGACGCCGAGGCCCCGGGTGCCGGCTTTCACGATGTCTACACCCAGCCCGAGGCCGCCCAGGCCTACCGGGACAGCGGCGAGTTCGCCGATGGCACCGTGCTCATCAAGGAAATCCGCGGTATCGAGTCCGCCGAGAAGACCACCGGGCCGGCGCTGTGGGCCGGTGAACCGCACGTCTGGTTCGTGATGGTCAAGGACGCCCAGGCGCGGTTCGACGGCCCCCATTGGGGCAACGGCTGGGGCTGGGCGCTCTTCAAGGCCGACGACCCGGGCGTGAATGTGTCCGAGAGCTTCGAAGGCACCTGCATGGGCTGCCATGTCCCGGCGCAGCAGACCGACTGGGTGTTCGTGGAGGGCTACCCGACACTGCAACGAGCCGAGTGA
- a CDS encoding endonuclease/exonuclease/phosphatase family protein: MIYPQYRAFVVEDIVRLRRRLARAGIPPRCTDDNFIVGTWNIRDFGDLFDDWTENPDSPKRNLRGLAIIAEIVRHFDVVALQEVKRQTTALRVLQERFLGPHWDLMLTDVTAGDKGRQERQAYLFDRRRISPSGLAGEIVLPPTADGDPQEQFDRTPYLVGFQANGEHFALLSAHIRYGDEPAERLPELRRLAHFVAREIRDRAREDAAEEANLIVLGDFNIDRRQGNPLFDAFVATGHVPIGGISVIEDTAPFFQTRGRRVDSRSSRCPPHLHRPLHAAWCCSPIPTARCSMSVAPGRSSRVPTNSRARHFTH; the protein is encoded by the coding sequence ATGATCTATCCGCAATACCGGGCCTTCGTGGTCGAGGACATCGTGCGCCTCCGCCGGCGGCTGGCGCGCGCGGGGATTCCACCGCGGTGCACCGACGACAACTTCATCGTCGGCACCTGGAACATCCGGGATTTCGGCGACCTGTTCGATGACTGGACCGAGAATCCTGACTCGCCCAAGCGCAACCTGCGGGGGCTCGCCATCATCGCCGAGATCGTCCGCCACTTCGACGTGGTGGCCCTGCAGGAGGTCAAGCGGCAGACGACGGCGCTGCGGGTGCTCCAGGAGCGCTTCCTGGGACCGCACTGGGACCTGATGCTCACCGACGTCACCGCGGGGGACAAGGGCCGCCAGGAGCGCCAGGCCTACCTGTTCGACCGCCGGCGGATCTCGCCGTCGGGGCTGGCCGGCGAGATCGTGCTGCCGCCCACCGCCGATGGCGATCCCCAGGAGCAGTTCGATCGCACGCCCTATCTGGTGGGCTTCCAGGCCAACGGGGAGCACTTCGCGCTGCTCAGCGCACATATCCGCTATGGCGATGAGCCGGCCGAGCGTCTCCCCGAACTGCGCCGGCTGGCCCACTTCGTGGCCCGGGAGATCCGCGACCGCGCGCGGGAGGACGCCGCCGAGGAGGCGAACCTGATCGTGCTCGGCGACTTCAACATCGACCGGCGCCAGGGCAACCCCCTGTTCGATGCCTTCGTGGCCACCGGGCATGTCCCTATCGGTGGGATATCGGTCATTGAGGACACTGCCCCCTTCTTCCAGACTCGAGGACGTCGCGTTGATTCACGGAGCTCCCGATGTCCCCCCCATCTTCATCGCCCCCTGCACGCCGCGTGGTGCTGCTCGCCTATCCCGACTGCCAGGTGCTCGATGTCTGTGGCCCCTGGCAGGTCTTCGCGAGTGCCAACGAACTCTCGGGCCAGACACTTTACGCACTGA
- a CDS encoding class I SAM-dependent methyltransferase — MNAPVIDQTKLETFVTRAVDDLSAAYGGVMVSLGSKLGLYKAMAGAGPLGAAELATRTGCAERYVREWLNAQAAGGYVGYHAVGDTYELSPEQALVLADEDSPLFIPHAWQVPASMWFDEERTLEAFRTGEGVAWGEHDGRLQCGVAAFYRNGYRASLVPEWLPALEGVVDKLEAGIEVADVGCGHGHSTVLMAQAFPRSRFHGIDGHAASIDAARRNAVTAGVTERVSFDLARATDYPDRQYGLICFFDCLHDMGDPVAAARYAARVLAPGGTVMLVEPFAQDRVEQNLSTVSRMYYAASTTICCAHAISEGGTLVLGAQAGEARLAEVFRQAGFGHFRRAAETPFNLILEARLAG; from the coding sequence ATGAACGCCCCCGTGATCGATCAGACGAAGCTGGAAACCTTTGTGACCCGCGCCGTTGACGACCTGTCCGCCGCCTACGGCGGCGTGATGGTCAGCCTCGGCAGCAAGCTCGGCCTGTACAAGGCCATGGCCGGCGCCGGCCCGCTCGGCGCTGCGGAACTCGCCACCCGCACCGGCTGCGCCGAGCGCTATGTCCGCGAGTGGCTGAACGCCCAGGCCGCCGGCGGCTATGTGGGCTACCACGCCGTCGGCGACACCTACGAACTGTCCCCCGAGCAGGCGCTGGTGCTGGCCGACGAGGACAGCCCGCTGTTCATCCCCCACGCCTGGCAGGTGCCGGCCTCGATGTGGTTCGACGAGGAGCGCACCCTCGAGGCCTTCCGCACCGGCGAGGGCGTGGCCTGGGGCGAGCACGACGGGCGCCTGCAGTGCGGGGTGGCGGCGTTCTACCGCAACGGCTATCGCGCCAGCCTGGTGCCGGAGTGGCTGCCCGCGCTCGAGGGCGTGGTCGACAAGCTCGAGGCCGGCATCGAGGTCGCCGACGTCGGCTGCGGCCACGGCCACTCGACCGTGCTGATGGCGCAGGCCTTCCCGCGCTCGCGCTTCCACGGCATCGATGGGCACGCGGCCTCGATCGACGCCGCCCGGCGCAACGCGGTCACGGCGGGTGTCACCGAGCGCGTGAGTTTCGACCTGGCCCGGGCGACGGATTACCCCGACCGGCAATACGGCCTGATCTGCTTCTTCGACTGCCTGCACGACATGGGCGACCCGGTCGCCGCGGCCCGCTACGCCGCCCGGGTGCTGGCGCCCGGTGGCACGGTGATGCTGGTCGAGCCGTTCGCCCAGGACCGGGTCGAGCAAAACCTGTCGACCGTCTCCCGGATGTACTATGCGGCGTCCACCACCATCTGCTGCGCGCATGCGATCTCGGAGGGCGGCACGCTCGTGCTCGGCGCCCAGGCCGGCGAGGCGCGCCTCGCCGAAGTGTTCCGCCAGGCGGGCTTCGGCCACTTCCGGCGCGCCGCCGAGACGCCGTTCAACCTGATTCTCGAAGCTCGCCTCGCCGGGTGA
- the yghU gene encoding glutathione-dependent disulfide-bond oxidoreductase translates to MSQGNDYTPPRVWTWEKASGGTFSSINRPVAGPTHDEELPVGEHPFQLYSLATPNGVKATVMFEELLALGYQDAEYDAWLIRIGEGDQFGSGFVAINPNSKIPALVDHGPAEPIRVFESGSILLYLAERFEEFLPGSLAGRTETLNWLFWQMGSGPFLGGGFGHFYAYAPEKIEYAIDRYAMETKRQLDVLDRRLAETRYLAGDDYTIADIATWPWYGQLVLGRLYDAAEFLQVPEYRHVLRWAREIDARPAVQRGRMVNRTFGDAAMQLHERHDASDFTHKTQDVLTS, encoded by the coding sequence GGAGAAGGCCAGCGGTGGCACCTTCTCGAGCATCAACCGTCCCGTCGCCGGGCCCACCCATGACGAGGAACTGCCGGTCGGGGAGCATCCCTTCCAGCTCTACTCCCTGGCCACGCCCAACGGCGTGAAGGCCACGGTGATGTTCGAGGAGCTGCTGGCGCTGGGCTACCAGGACGCCGAGTACGACGCCTGGCTGATCCGCATCGGTGAGGGCGACCAGTTCGGCAGCGGCTTCGTCGCGATCAACCCCAACTCCAAGATCCCGGCGCTGGTCGACCACGGCCCGGCCGAGCCCATCCGGGTGTTCGAGTCCGGCTCGATCCTGCTCTACCTGGCCGAGCGCTTCGAGGAGTTCCTGCCGGGCAGCCTGGCCGGGCGCACCGAGACCCTCAACTGGCTGTTCTGGCAGATGGGCAGCGGGCCCTTCCTGGGCGGCGGCTTCGGCCACTTCTACGCCTATGCGCCCGAGAAGATCGAATACGCCATCGACCGCTACGCCATGGAGACCAAGCGCCAGCTCGACGTGCTCGACCGTCGCCTGGCCGAGACGCGCTACCTCGCCGGCGACGACTACACCATCGCCGATATCGCGACCTGGCCCTGGTACGGCCAGTTGGTCCTCGGCCGGCTGTATGACGCCGCCGAGTTCCTGCAGGTGCCGGAGTACCGGCACGTGCTGCGCTGGGCCAGGGAGATCGACGCCCGCCCGGCGGTGCAGCGCGGCCGCATGGTCAACCGCACCTTCGGCGATGCGGCCATGCAGCTCCACGAGCGCCACGATGCCAGCGACTTCACCCACAAGACCCAGGACGTGCTGACGTCCTGA
- a CDS encoding fructose-specific PTS transporter subunit EIIC: MEVTSLISADTIRLRLQGHTKSEVLDELIEVLAKAGKLIDPTAFKEAILKREAEFPTGLEKGIAIPHARTDAVRSPAIAVGIAPDGIDYGSLDSQPSRIFFLIAETEAVDEEHLDILAALTRHMQESQYIQRLLQAGSANELIGLLAGEARSGNAVEAAADTGPAAAAAPPMPRLVAVTGCPTGIAHTYMAADALNVCAERMELPIRVETRGAIGERDRLTEQEIAAADAVVIASDTRVEMERFAGKKLIRVPVRDAIRDPQGLLERALSGEATVYAGEGDAAGPRPTATRPGIYQHLMNGVSNMLPFVVGGGILIALSFMFGVDAFDPDSPNYHPLAAALMTLGGSEGAFGLMIPVLAAFIGMSIADRPGFMPAMVGGFMAVHSGGGFLGGMIAGLLGGYLMLAVIHLCRHLPRSLQGVETVLIYPVIGLLLTGGLMYLLLMPLADINSALVDWLNALGIGNLILLGTLLGGLMAVDLGGPVNKAAYTFGIAAIAAGNHLPQAAVMAGGMVPPLAMGLATLLFRSRFGANERRAGKSCFVLGASFITEGAIPFAAADPLRVLPACIVGSALAGGLSMYFGCQLPAPHGGVFVIPLVEHPFHYLLAIALGALVSALLVGSLKPALAVDAPHSSGT, encoded by the coding sequence ATGGAGGTTACCAGCCTGATCAGTGCCGATACGATCCGCCTGCGTCTGCAGGGACACACCAAGTCCGAGGTTCTCGACGAGCTGATCGAGGTGCTGGCCAAGGCGGGCAAGCTGATCGATCCGACAGCGTTCAAGGAGGCGATTCTCAAGCGTGAGGCAGAGTTTCCGACCGGCCTCGAGAAGGGCATCGCCATCCCCCATGCCCGCACCGACGCGGTCCGATCACCGGCGATCGCAGTGGGCATCGCGCCGGACGGAATCGACTACGGCTCGCTCGACAGTCAGCCCAGCCGGATCTTCTTCCTGATTGCCGAAACCGAGGCGGTGGACGAGGAGCATCTCGACATCCTCGCCGCGCTGACCCGGCATATGCAGGAGTCGCAGTATATTCAGCGCCTGCTGCAGGCGGGCAGCGCGAACGAGTTGATCGGGCTGCTGGCCGGCGAAGCGCGGAGCGGCAACGCCGTCGAGGCTGCCGCCGACACCGGGCCGGCGGCAGCCGCCGCCCCGCCGATGCCGAGACTGGTGGCGGTGACCGGCTGCCCGACCGGCATCGCGCACACCTATATGGCCGCCGATGCGCTGAACGTCTGTGCCGAACGGATGGAACTGCCGATCCGGGTCGAGACCCGCGGCGCCATCGGCGAGCGGGATCGCCTGACGGAGCAGGAGATCGCCGCCGCCGACGCGGTCGTCATCGCCTCCGATACCCGGGTCGAGATGGAGCGCTTTGCCGGCAAGAAGCTGATCAGGGTGCCGGTACGGGACGCGATTCGCGACCCGCAGGGGCTACTGGAACGGGCCCTGAGCGGTGAGGCGACGGTCTACGCCGGCGAAGGGGACGCCGCCGGGCCGCGGCCGACCGCGACCCGACCGGGCATCTACCAGCACCTGATGAACGGCGTCTCGAACATGCTGCCGTTCGTCGTCGGCGGCGGCATCCTGATCGCGCTCTCCTTCATGTTCGGCGTCGATGCGTTCGACCCGGACAGCCCGAACTACCACCCCCTGGCGGCCGCGCTGATGACCCTGGGCGGCAGCGAAGGCGCCTTCGGCCTGATGATACCGGTGCTGGCCGCCTTCATCGGCATGAGCATCGCCGACCGGCCCGGCTTCATGCCGGCGATGGTCGGCGGCTTCATGGCGGTGCATTCCGGCGGCGGCTTTCTCGGCGGCATGATCGCCGGCCTGCTGGGCGGCTATCTGATGCTGGCCGTCATCCATCTCTGCCGCCATCTGCCACGTAGCCTGCAGGGGGTGGAGACGGTACTGATCTACCCGGTGATCGGCCTGCTGCTGACCGGCGGTCTGATGTACCTGCTGCTGATGCCGCTGGCCGATATCAATAGCGCGCTGGTGGACTGGCTGAATGCGCTCGGCATCGGCAACCTGATCCTGCTGGGCACCTTGCTGGGCGGGCTGATGGCGGTGGACCTCGGCGGGCCGGTCAACAAGGCGGCCTACACCTTCGGCATCGCCGCCATCGCGGCGGGCAACCATCTGCCCCAGGCCGCGGTCATGGCCGGCGGCATGGTGCCGCCGCTGGCGATGGGGCTGGCGACGCTGCTGTTTCGCAGCCGCTTTGGCGCCAACGAGCGGCGTGCCGGCAAGAGCTGCTTCGTGCTCGGCGCCTCCTTCATCACCGAAGGCGCCATCCCGTTTGCCGCCGCCGACCCGCTCCGGGTGCTGCCCGCCTGCATCGTCGGCTCGGCGCTGGCGGGCGGCCTGTCGATGTATTTCGGCTGCCAGCTGCCGGCCCCCCATGGCGGGGTCTTCGTCATCCCGCTGGTCGAACACCCGTTTCACTACCTGTTGGCGATCGCCCTCGGTGCGCTGGTGAGCGCCCTGTTGGTCGGCAGCCTGAAACCGGCCCTCGCCGTCGACGCCCCTCATTCATCGGGCACGTGA
- a CDS encoding DUF6789 family protein encodes MGNRLVRGMMAGFVATLVISMILILRLAAGIIPWYDPIEVMNLAAQDLLGTPDSRMLAWGIHFAVGTLIWGVLFALLVPYLPGRTPTRRGLEFGVASWLVVMVTVFPLAGSGLFGLGLGLVAPLSMLLAHVVFGAVIGAVYGWAKGVL; translated from the coding sequence ATGGGCAATCGCCTGGTAAGAGGGATGATGGCCGGGTTCGTGGCCACGCTGGTCATCTCGATGATCCTGATCCTGCGTCTGGCGGCGGGGATCATCCCCTGGTACGACCCCATCGAGGTCATGAACCTGGCCGCCCAGGACCTGCTCGGCACGCCGGACAGCCGGATGCTGGCCTGGGGCATCCACTTCGCGGTGGGCACCCTGATCTGGGGCGTGCTGTTCGCCTTGCTGGTGCCCTACCTGCCGGGGCGCACCCCCACGCGACGGGGCCTGGAGTTCGGCGTGGCCAGCTGGCTGGTGGTGATGGTCACGGTCTTCCCCCTGGCGGGGTCCGGCCTGTTCGGCCTGGGCCTCGGGCTGGTGGCGCCGCTGTCCATGCTGCTCGCCCATGTGGTGTTCGGCGCGGTGATCGGCGCCGTCTACGGCTGGGCGAAAGGCGTGCTCTAG
- a CDS encoding DNA glycosylase AlkZ-like family protein, with protein sequence MTAQQRFTLTRADARRLLVRYHFRPAPLATVIRRLGTIQFDPLAPVGTNPDLVLQARVPGYRRGDWLEAAYGRRWLVDGWDKQASLIQPGEWWAQAPFHRWLARRWQQRGVDVDSPEAHALVAQVERHGPATSLELGDQRADPALRGSWYGPKRSRHLLKALWDAGRLMTHHRVGGRHAYDLPERVLPQGASVAETTDADALQRLVVRRVQAVGLLRPGADAAVWSLPCPRAERDRIAARAIARGALIELDVEGTGYWTTPEALSVLEAGLDASEETTQGMRFLAPLDPLMWDRGGVARVFGFDYVWEVYKPQARRRWGYYVVPVLWGERFIARFDAKCQQGTLTLLAWHWEPDILPARLPEGLPEALRQAARDFLDYLGATRLVLPRGLGREARRAWQRAAR encoded by the coding sequence ATGACCGCCCAGCAACGCTTTACCCTGACGCGCGCCGACGCCCGCCGCCTGCTGGTGCGCTATCACTTCCGGCCGGCGCCGCTGGCGACCGTCATCCGTCGCCTGGGGACCATCCAGTTCGATCCCCTGGCGCCGGTCGGTACCAACCCGGACCTGGTCCTGCAGGCCCGGGTACCCGGCTATCGGCGGGGGGACTGGCTGGAGGCGGCCTATGGTCGACGATGGCTGGTCGATGGCTGGGACAAGCAGGCCAGCCTGATCCAGCCCGGGGAGTGGTGGGCCCAGGCGCCGTTTCATCGCTGGTTGGCCCGGCGCTGGCAGCAGCGTGGCGTGGACGTCGATTCCCCGGAGGCCCATGCCCTGGTCGCCCAGGTCGAACGCCATGGCCCCGCCACCAGCCTCGAACTCGGCGACCAACGAGCCGATCCCGCCTTGCGCGGCAGCTGGTACGGTCCCAAGCGCTCGCGGCATCTGCTCAAGGCGTTATGGGACGCCGGACGCTTGATGACGCACCATCGAGTGGGTGGTCGCCATGCCTACGACTTGCCCGAACGCGTGCTGCCCCAGGGCGCGAGCGTGGCGGAGACCACGGACGCCGATGCCCTGCAACGGCTGGTGGTCCGGCGCGTGCAGGCCGTCGGCCTGCTGCGTCCCGGCGCCGATGCCGCCGTCTGGTCGCTGCCTTGCCCGCGCGCGGAGCGTGACCGCATCGCCGCCCGGGCCATCGCCCGGGGAGCGTTGATCGAACTCGACGTGGAGGGCACGGGCTACTGGACCACGCCCGAGGCCCTCTCGGTTCTGGAGGCGGGCCTCGACGCGTCCGAGGAAACGACTCAGGGGATGCGTTTTCTCGCGCCCCTGGATCCGCTGATGTGGGACCGGGGTGGCGTCGCCCGGGTCTTCGGCTTCGATTACGTCTGGGAGGTCTACAAGCCCCAGGCCCGGCGTCGTTGGGGGTACTATGTGGTGCCGGTGCTGTGGGGCGAGCGTTTCATTGCTCGCTTCGACGCCAAGTGCCAGCAGGGCACCTTGACTCTCCTCGCCTGGCACTGGGAGCCCGACATCCTGCCGGCCAGGCTCCCCGAGGGTCTGCCCGAGGCACTTCGGCAGGCCGCCCGTGATTTTCTCGATTACCTCGGGGCCACTCGTCTCGTCCTGCCCAGGGGCCTCGGTCGTGAGGCCCGACGCGCGTGGCAGAGGGCGGCCAGATGA